From Tissierellales bacterium:
TGAATAGAGATGTATTTATAATAAGCAAGGGTCATGCATCACTTGGATACTACGCAGTTATGGCGAAAAGAGGATATTTTCCAGAAGAGGAACTCAAAACATACAGACAGATAAATACGAGATTACAGGGGCATACTCACATGGATGCAGCTCCTGGCATTGAGTGCTCTACAGGATCGCTTGGCCAAGGCCTTTCATACGGCCTTGGAATTGCCCTTGCCAAGAAACAGAAAAACTTGGGCGGAAAAGTTTACGTTCTCCTTGGAGATGGAGAGATGCAAGAGGGTCAAATCTGGGAGGCGCTCATGTTACAGAGCAAACTTCAACTAGACAAATTAGTGCCTATAATAGATGATAACAGGCTTCAGCTAGATGATAGTGTAGAAAAAATAGTTGGAAGACCGAATTATGAAGAGAGACTCAGAGCTTTTGGAAATAATGTAATAGAGGTAGATGGTCAAGAGTTTGAATCTATAGATAAGGGATTTAATTCACTTAAACAAAATGCATCGAATATAATAGTTGCGCATACTACAAAAGGTGCGGGGATAAGTTTCATGGAAAACTCTGTACCTTGGCATTCTAAGAAATTAAGTGACGAAGAGTATGAAATAGCAATGAAAGAAATAAAAGATGCGGAGGTGATTTGTCATGCCTAACTTAAAAGCACCGAGAGATCAGTTTGGAGAATCATTAGTTGAAATTGGTAGAAGGAATAGTGAAGTATTTGTACTAAGTGGCGATTTAGGTGGAGCAACTAAAGTAAATCCATTTGGTGAAAAATACCCAGAGAGATTTATAAATGCAGGTATAGCAGAGCAAAATATGATTGGTATGGCAGCTGGACTTGCGCGAATGGGTTATGTACCAGTAGCTAGTACATTTTGCTGCTTTGCTCCTGGAAGAACATACGATCAAATAAGACAGGTAGTAGCTTATTCTGATGAAAATGTAAAAATCATATCTACTCACCCAGGGTTGGCAATAGGTATGGATGGAGCGATTCATCAAAGTTTAGATGATTTAGCTCTTATGAGAGCACTTCCAAATTTCACAGTACTAGCACCTTCAGATGCCATAGAGACGAAAAAAGCTATAGAATGGGCGATAGAACATAGAGGCCCAGTTTATATAAGAGTTGGTAGAAAAGAATGTACTCCATACTTCAAAGAAGAGTGGTCATTTGAAGCTGGAAAGGCATATACGCTTAGAACTGGGGATG
This genomic window contains:
- a CDS encoding transketolase → MEKFEIEKLKKLALETRKTCIETQYLVKSGHLGGSFSAMEIMIYLYFNKMNVSPESVEDLNRDVFIISKGHASLGYYAVMAKRGYFPEEELKTYRQINTRLQGHTHMDAAPGIECSTGSLGQGLSYGLGIALAKKQKNLGGKVYVLLGDGEMQEGQIWEALMLQSKLQLDKLVPIIDDNRLQLDDSVEKIVGRPNYEERLRAFGNNVIEVDGQEFESIDKGFNSLKQNASNIIVAHTTKGAGISFMENSVPWHSKKLSDEEYEIAMKEIKDAEVICHA
- a CDS encoding transketolase family protein, which produces MPNLKAPRDQFGESLVEIGRRNSEVFVLSGDLGGATKVNPFGEKYPERFINAGIAEQNMIGMAAGLARMGYVPVASTFCCFAPGRTYDQIRQVVAYSDENVKIISTHPGLAIGMDGAIHQSLDDLALMRALPNFTVLAPSDAIETKKAIEWAIEHRGPVYIRVGRKECTPYFKEEWSFEAGKAYTLRTGDDITLIAHGALVPMMMEAAEELQKKGVEARVISMPSIKPADEECIIKAARETKKIVTAEDHFLNGGLYSVVTEITSASEPCIVRGIGVDDHFGESGTPEDLYKKYGLTVEAIVEAAIN